The Montipora capricornis isolate CH-2021 chromosome 3, ASM3666992v2, whole genome shotgun sequence genome includes the window AAAGCATCAGACGTCTCTCTTCCCGAGTGAGGAGGCCTAGTTGAGGTCATGGTTCGAGGGTCACCTTGTGACGCCTACACTAATAAACGTGAATCTCTTTATGTACCTGCAGACCTTTGTTTAAGACGGCGACATCCCCGGAAACGTCATTTAGCATTGCTAGTTTATGCCTTTTCTCAATGTATTTCGTGATTAGTCCAGTGTGTTCAACTTCCACAAACTATACGAAGCATCCAGGCACTGTATTGGGAGGAAAGGTGTtgaaactaagaaagaaaataaaacattcGCCGTTGTCTGCTTCGGTCTATCTTGagatttggtaatttcacgttgcagATTGGCAGAAaacgggaaagaaatgtaccaaactTCAAAGCGCACGTGCAGATCGGCCAATGCTTTGCTCATTcagtaaaatctattgtttggtGGCGTTTTCGCTGACGTTGCCTTCCTAGATCTTAAGGTCGCTACTATCATTCAGAGTAAGTCAATTTTACTGTATTAAATTTGTAGGTCGTTTCTTCCATCATATTCACCGTCGCTGCAGGATTGCTTTGTTTTGCCGGCGCGCTTTATGCTGGTACTGACGTAGCACCACTTCTTTCCGGGATTGAAAGCTGTCAGTACTATCCTGTTGAGACTTCTTGCAAGTGCTTCCATCACAGTGAACTGCGACAGGTGTCAATCATATTCCGTGACACCGTCAAACTAGAATGTAACGGCATACAGTATAAACTCACCAACCTCGTGTACGGCATGAGTGGTGTATACGGCGGGGGATTTGTCACGTGTATCATAGCCGCTGTCATGGAAACATTGTTGTTGTGTCGAAAAACCTCCAAGGTAAGAATGaatcaataaaatgaatgaatgaacgaatgaatgaatgaatgaatgaatgacttCATGAAAAGAAGCGGCCAGTCGAGCTATAAGGCCATAAAATGTTTAACTCCAGACAGATAACTCTTCAAAGATAACTCTtccgaattacgcgagaagagttcaaaactagatcattgggaaaaattgttgttatgtagcaaaagctactgagtATTACTCAAAACTTgaacctacttgtttgtccgggctataatctttaagtaaagtgatttataattgctcaatcttgcaaagaaatgtaagcaaattggaccgctacagtcatcacctcGCACGCATTGTCGgactccaaatgcagtttcacgtcatttacatgtaaatactacaTCTTCtaatatccaacttttttttcttcttaaaatatgttttccgtgtacctattacaagtaaataaaaccattaaaaatggggggtcaccgtgctcgtttcttcgcaacacgatgataaatCGATGGTAAGAAGAtatttcggcttcaaaatgatcattttccgcgaaaagactggggcgagttccaaaacaacaccttcttaaccgagaaaaattatcatgattgcacttaaaagcccttgaacagcaaaagcggcctttgttgtTTACGTGAAGCGCTGCCATCTCCGAAATCGCattgttatgcgcagtatgagatgcgcggtgcaaaacaagggaatcagcTATAATAAgttgcgttcacacgctgaaattttaagctagtgaataAATGAGGTCACTTTTCCTCTCTGAGGTCCAAAATCGCTCAGTTTTGAACACGAGTAATGGcgaaccgtgaaatccaaaacttacactcaaaataaacagcctttggataaaaataagagctcagtcaggtgttaagcaaacacactttcaaaatccaaagaaaaaagtcACGTGgctttttgatcatagtagcactttaaaggtTTCTTCGATCCGGCAATAACTTTGTAAGCAGAGCAGCTCTTGTGTCCCCAGAGTAAGAGAGAAAGAGATAGTCTGCAGAAATCTAGAGACGGAGATTCTCAAAACAACCGGGTTTTTGTGGTTTAACTTCAGGATGCTCAAGGCCAAAACATTTAGTTTTTTTCGAGAATGCAATTTTCATACGAAAATAAAGAGTTTCCATACATTCCGGCTTACTGCAAATTTACTCTCGTTCCAGACCACTCTTAATTCAAGATCAGACGGCGACGGCAAATGTACCGTGAATTCGCGCCAATCTCAAACGTCACAGACCGATCTCAGTGTTAtcgaagaagaagacgacgacgacgacgaagaaaaagaagaagacgaTGATGaggacgaagaagaagaagtggcTGGGGGGGAAAGTGAAGGGACAGCGGAAATGCAGCGTCCGGCCATTGAAACGCAAACGAGCCAATCGCCGTCGACCTTCGTGAGAGAGGTGCCTTGTTCGCATTACGTCGTTGATCTTAGCATTCCGCGGAGAGACTACGTCATCAACTACAACTCCAATTCACGGCATGATCCACCACCACCATACAGCGAAATGTAAAATTTGGACTTTTACCGATTGATTCAGTCGCATTAATAAATAAGTGCTAACTGTCCAGCTTTTGCGTTCATAACATCTTGAGGGATTTACTAGTTGGCTGAGATGCTGGTATCTGAGCGCAATTAAGCACAAGTATAACATTTCTCATTCAGGCCATGAAAACGGCCTCGACGCAAAAAGAACAAGTGCCCAAGGATCAactgattttttccttttcttgtgcttgtgtTTGCCTTAttctgtgtgaaaacgaaacacggCATGACAAGGACATTTACTGCGTCTGGCAgtgtctggccaattaaagcactcgttccagattccccgcttGTGAACATGTgcatgtcgacgttcgttttggCACTTTGTGcgtgcgtcgctagtgaaaaacaGGCTTAAGACAATTTGAACGCGTGCGTGGTTTATTGTGAAAAAACTCAACGTTTTGCGtattattttgaaaactataATGTTGAAAATATTGCAGTTCAAGAAACAAATTCCCAAGCATGGATAGAAAGTGAACTGATTTCAGAAAATTCCACCGGAATTTCGTGGGAATGTCCCTCGGCACAGGAATATATTTGACGCTCTACAGGTCTTCACCAGACTTCGGCCTAATTTTGAACCGGGTCTTCTGAAATTGTTGAGAAGGCCATATTATAGGAGAATGGGTGACGACCATAATTTAATTtgattaataattttattttctggCAAATTTCTTTGATGAAATATTAAAGTTAGGCAATCTTCCGTGCCTTTGAAGATGTCAGGAGCTCAGATAAGGAGTTTTGACTGTTGCTGTAAATACAAAAGTAGCGAAAAATGAGGGCAGTTATATGGCTTTccaaaaaaatcagtttaactCGATATGtgaagttttaataataatgcCTTTGTATATATTAGGATTGACCTAAGACGTACAGTTAGTAAATATAAGTTGTCAAGTTCAACCTTGCAAGCTTTCACTTCTTTTTAAACTACTACAAGACTTGAAATTAAGCAACGCACTTCCGTCGTAAAAGAGGGACGTTTTGAATGTAGTGCCAAGGTTTTGTGTTTTGTAGGAATAATTACACAGTTGGCTGTGATTTGTTGGTGACCTGTAGACAGTACTTAGATAATAAAGTAGTCTCCAAACCAAGAGCCAAAACTGTATTTTTATTGGTGCTCAGATAAGACAATGTTCCTGTTCCCTCTTCTCGACGTCCCTGGACCCTTGGTGAATGGAAAAGGAAGACCTAGAACCTTCATAGCTCTGTTAGTAGAACCGTTGCaccggcattgcagaggtcatgaattttcaggccccagttgttcgaagggtagTCAGTGgctaaatcactatccactggataactcaattggttttgctagtgtttatgggctggatagcgttatccaccttttgaacaaccaaagCCTGTCTAGaggagacaattgcttaaaatgtcCAGATAAGTTCGAGAATCCCCACCCCCCAGAAAAACGTATCAAACCGTAAATGACAAAAACATGCACATGTTTTGCGTTTTATGTTGTTTTCCCGTTGTTTACCATGGCCGGTGGATCAGGTGAGTTTCCGAAGCGTCTTCGTTTTCCACAGTCCTTGACGTACGCTCAAAGGGAGGGAAgaagagaggaccctgggaaagAGGTTGACTCCCAGACCGGCAGGTGAAAAACGAAAACTAAATGACGATGActccaagtaaaaaaaaaaaagcgatgtACAACAGTAAATGGCAAAACACATAATTTTGACGTTTTACTGTTGTTAAAAACAGGTGAGTAAATTCAGGTGAATTATCCCGTAGTCTTGATGTCTGGAAAGAGATTCACCCAAAGAGTCACTCACCGGCCATTGTATGATGCTGCGTTGTGAAATGTTTGTGCTATTTACGGTTTGATAAGTCTTTTGGGGGGtacggggggaggggggtggggaggtGAGGGTTTTCGTTTTTCACAATCCCGCTCTAGACCCCTCTCCTGTTGATTTAACTAAGGCCGCCTTACCTGAGCGACGTGCCAGCTTTCACGGATTCAAGGTACAAAGGTGATTGGCTGGGTAAACAAATTGAACAGCTGAAACAGTGTTCATTTCTTCCAGTGAATGGATTTCCCGCTCTCTTCTGCCGACAGCAAAATGACAGCCCACTACTTTCCCGCCAAGACAACAAACGTCCTTTAAACCGTATTGAAAGAAACTGATAGTGTCAACGATTCATTCCTCTCCAAAATCTCGTGGCTTTACGAGGTCGCAAAATCCTTCGTCGACAGATATTAACTACCCTTATCTATCAGAAACGTCATTTTCGAGGTCGGCCTCATGCTTTCTTATCGTTTAAAGGACGTTAAACGTATcactatttttctttggatttcaaaattatgttaagccttgatttcaaaaaggcacCTGTTTGTTTTAACTGGATTTTTCCTATTTAAGAGCAGCGGTCAGGAAATACCGAGCATTTGGTggcagaaatgaaaaaaaaaactttcctcccaatttttggctacaaaTAGTCGTTTGATAGGAAAGAAAAGTGGTATGTCTCCCTTCCCTTAGAGGTGctttaattactgggttgccgcaaacccagtcggaatctgtctttaatttcgtcgttttttttatttttcgttttttttttttttttatttttttccgtgtcggtaaaagtcttgcctgtcactccccagctaagtggtgtctttgtgcatagagccttctgagcgtattttcgtaggatcgatagggtagtgggaaatgcgtagatttctctggtggacacagtagaacgattaacttaaccggcaatggcgtcgaaagtcatgtaacgcgaatggcgttttagtggatctttgaacaaaatatacccttatgaagctcaataatggcaagtcaattggatatacaggcgatggaatcttaaaagcgacgagtaatggacttcgacaacaatctatcgcccgtcgagccgaaatcaaagtgagctgtatttacctgaagtacatgataatttaacacgatcgagtttcttgtcttcacgcacgcaatgaaataggaagaggttttcgcctctaagagcaaatatcttgtttgtttcaataaatttttcgctggaaaaggattctgtggtattttcagcctctgtgaataataatatcatgttgtgtattgaattttcaagcttaaggtttaaatgtgatatgggagaagttttttagtattgctctgtaaacaggaagggttcacaggcctgttggaagcgtgcttgagtttcaacaaaatgagccccaaaatcagtgaagaattgtgacgcagttgaatgataaagtagctgctatttccaaaatgatggaattacctggttagaataaataacgtcgtacgcgtcttggagagtaaattttgactttgcataaacaagacttgggcgattgtgatctttgttttgacttcgctcatttcattgtcaaactttataacacttgacagaaaaagaaacttacaaaaacccggtatcttgccatcatttgacacagatacgtcactgtttggcgagtaaacatgccgtaAACATGAGTAAAcaaacttcatcacggcgcccgctgaattccggcgatgtcactttcgattttgcgatttatttgtgcagccaaaacgtacaataacaaaattgaacgttgcaaaaaacCCCCAAAATGtattgtcgctgatcgtaactttttatattctatattcacggttcaaaataaatgttgttttcatgtcgtaaatatgttattctcgagcgatcgtcctggaaacttccttctgctcttcctaaaaactgtgtatcaatatttatttacttttgcatcaatatttgtctttgcataaagcaagctaacaaaatctgtaccttgctgagttcgcatttgttagcgttaatagtattttcggtccgatgcttctgtttcaCGAGGGGtacattattttggtctcccatccaaacactaaccccgcccaacagggcttaacttcagtgaacgtcGGTATTAcgaagctgtcagatgctcagagggcacgctttcAACTtctggtgaaaagaagtttatcaacatgtcagcccagaagccaatgtttctcacttcccatttattttcttcaatctttctgggttcagtactttgctagtaaccacatgtcttctcagactatttacccaagacttctaccatggcactacaatgatagacaataccaaaacaatatcgtgcactgttagagctacatattacgcaaggacagatctgtttcgtcgtgcgaacgtgtgaggacctgtgagccaaagggcctcgtctggtatgacttcttaatgaccctccaacttgaaaaaaattgcctggaacggtgcacgtaccacaggcaacccagtgtaccctcacggagggtctagttgtgAGAGAattgagaaaaacaaattttacccGCAAGGATCCCGAAAGTACCCGCAAGAGGTTTGAAAGTTGTCATTCAAAGACTAAGGAAattcccgctcaaaaatatGACAACatcgagtcggcaaagtttaCTCAGTTCAACCTCAACagtgtacccccccccccccatcctccgggctcgcagccatgactcgcatggctcgcacattgtaATCACTCCGTCGATAATCGCCATGCTCCGAGTGTAGCAATACTCTTCAAAATGGGCTGAACATAGTGACGCATATCGCGATGTCGGATCAGCAAAATCCGGTCTGTGTTTTCGCACAAATCTCAGCCATTTTGCCCTCACAGCCGGATCAGTTGGAAACTGGTGCATTCGCATGCCTTCGGTGTATGATCCGTTCGTACAGCTTTGCTTATTACGGACTCCAGCAACGCAATATCGTCCTCGCTTTCTCCGGGCTTTCTTACTATCCGCCATATCGCATCTGCAGTTCTGGCaacaacgtgacgtcacggttGTTGTCACGTGGTATTTTGGCCGCGCGATTCAAAGGCACACTTTTGAAGGGAAAATTTCCAACTTTGAGCGCTTGTAAAATCGTCAATTTTTACAGTGGACATCTCAAACTTGGGATTCGCATGTTTTCAAAGGTAAATTTTATaattaagcaaaaaaaatttcgcttcataggcactttaagctatttaaaaaagaaacacttGGTAGTGTTTCATTTCCGGAACGGAACGGCTGGAGACCGGATTAGGTAAAATATTGCTCGGTCATCTGTTTATCACGTTAATTTCTGTGCTAAAGTTGAAACAGTCAAGAAACATGGACAGAAACGTGGACGCCAGAACAAAATACGGAAGCCTAGAAGCTAGCGAGGGCGTCAGGGACATAATATTAAGAGCTCAGATCGATGCATAGACGAAGACTAATGCAAGGGGATACGGCTTACCCCACTTCAGTTTGAGTGTGGATTTTGTGGGGCGAGTCAAGGCCATTTCAGTTTTAAACTACTGCAAGTTCTCTACCATCTTAAGAGCTTGAAATTTACATGTCGATATCAATCATTGAAGCACTGACAAACAGGTAAGTACAACTTGTCTTCGGCACTCCGTTTTGGCGAGTAGCAGTGACAAACAGGAGCATGCATAAGtgaagaacattttttttatgaagCGTGTGGATTGGTCAATTAAGTCGCTCTGCTTGTCAGATATTTATTATTGGGTTTTTCATTTCCGCAATACATGAggatttcatcatatttcaaaGCTCTACAAGAAGCTACAAATCATACTTGtattttaaataatattttgtcCCTTCTAGGAAGAGAAACCTATGTCGACACCCCAACCCGCCACAAGCACACCCTTTCATGATAGTAGGTGTCATCAATTGCCAGAGATAGCAACACCTGAATCGAGCTTGTATTTACCGCCAACAATACTAGAAGCAGATCAGACAAGCGCTAGTGGCATTGAGTTGGAAAGTGACTGCAGACCCATTGAACACCTGAATACTTTCTTAAAAAGTAGAGACATCAGTCCTGTAAGGTACACTCTGAAAACACCATGGGAAGAGGCTAGTGGAAGGACGAAAAGGCAACACGAACGCAAA containing:
- the LOC138042801 gene encoding uncharacterized protein, giving the protein MPSAKSQRSSTTVHAADQKLLRTKDVVIHLSQEKRSKCQCCGKRLMALPMLGFTLFSIACLLGVGYYSIYRVTSSVYHTEGVVPSYATAGVLVAAGLQLMLMFKTHSRCLVVSSIIFTVAAGLLCFAGALYAGTDVAPLLSGIESCQYYPVETSCKCFHHSELRQVSIIFRDTVKLECNGIQYKLTNLVYGMSGVYGGGFVTCIIAAVMETLLLCRKTSKTTLNSRSDGDGKCTVNSRQSQTSQTDLSVIEEEDDDDDEEKEEDDDEDEEEEVAGGESEGTAEMQRPAIETQTSQSPSTFVREVPCSHYVVDLSIPRRDYVINYNSNSRHDPPPPYSEM